One Brachyspira suanatina DNA segment encodes these proteins:
- a CDS encoding cyclic nucleotide-binding domain-containing protein, with product MYNNITERFDKSSILFNNGESPKDYFYIITKGKVISYNNFYENYKISLKEGGIIGLISAIIKEPYYLTTKALEDVEVLKININNIAQITNKELVNRVSNYLSYMLETWLSKYYSLVIKNKVDLYNKEDILIMASIYKNNNFIDASYKICIKYLELCKDECNTEKVEQFLKYLRPKKKPELISENTYKIKKGYCLYTEIYSSNYVYIIKSGRVGIYNIINKKQTVRLIYPEGYIINGYPPSLEYKPLLTTAIVIEDSVIEILKKEDLIIAANKNEELRIALILVTAVKVNNVTLKIKAVKEKELKNKLIIILYSIIKIEVLFKKEEVIKLPYKIKDIIDMIDLDNDLKEIYTEIENIKYVELDTFKNIIVNNTECFLEEYEKYTR from the coding sequence ATGTACAATAATATTACAGAAAGATTTGATAAATCTTCAATATTATTTAATAATGGAGAATCACCAAAAGATTACTTCTATATAATTACTAAAGGTAAAGTTATATCCTATAATAATTTTTATGAAAATTATAAAATATCACTTAAAGAAGGTGGTATAATAGGGCTTATATCTGCTATAATAAAAGAACCATACTATCTCACAACTAAAGCTTTAGAAGATGTTGAAGTATTAAAAATCAATATAAATAATATTGCCCAAATTACAAATAAAGAATTAGTTAATAGAGTATCAAATTATTTATCATATATGCTTGAAACTTGGCTTAGTAAATATTATAGTCTAGTTATAAAAAATAAAGTTGATTTATATAATAAAGAAGATATATTAATTATGGCTAGTATATATAAAAATAATAATTTTATAGATGCTAGTTATAAAATATGTATTAAATATTTAGAATTATGTAAAGATGAATGTAATACAGAAAAAGTAGAACAATTTCTAAAATATCTGAGACCTAAAAAGAAACCTGAACTTATATCTGAAAATACATACAAGATAAAAAAAGGATATTGCTTATATACAGAGATATATTCTAGTAATTATGTTTATATAATAAAATCAGGAAGAGTAGGAATATATAATATTATTAATAAAAAGCAAACTGTAAGACTTATATATCCTGAAGGCTACATAATAAATGGATATCCACCATCTTTAGAATATAAACCTTTATTAACTACTGCTATAGTAATTGAAGATTCAGTAATAGAAATATTGAAAAAAGAAGATCTAATAATTGCAGCAAATAAAAATGAAGAACTAAGAATTGCCCTAATACTTGTAACAGCAGTAAAGGTTAATAATGTCACTCTAAAAATAAAAGCAGTAAAAGAAAAAGAACTAAAAAATAAATTAATTATTATATTATATTCTATAATAAAAATAGAAGTTTTATTTAAGAAAGAAGAAGTAATTAAATTACCGTATAAAATAAAAGATATTATAGACATGATAGATTTGGATAATGATTTAAAAGAAATATATACAGAAATTGAAAATATTAAATATGTAGAATTAGATACATTTAAAAATATTATAGTTAATAATACAGAATGTTTTTTGGAAGAATACGAAAAATATACAAGATAA
- a CDS encoding cyclic nucleotide-binding domain-containing protein: MEQQYNKVTIKKSTIIFQYKEPAKDYFYIILKGKVIAYNVFYQNYDINYREGDIIGLISSIINEPYYSTIESLEDIEVLKISVQDLTKIDNYNLINKISNYLSSIFETWLSKYYSLITNNKVNLYNKEDIVTMANIYKNRGFTDASYKICNGCIKLFKDDIHINEAKKLIINTRPIEKPTRIEENVYSVKKGYCLYTEIEPSSYTYIIRSGKVGIYSIIDSKAVVRSIYSSNYIINYYKPVLDYKPLFTTAIVLEDSVIEIIEKDLMNNIINRNNKFINSYIKSTAAKINNIILKIKALSAKELNEKLIILIYSFIKMDTLFEKNKNVRLYYSINDIKNILNIDTPNNEIFQLLEQMKYMRIDKSENITINNYENFFREYENYIM; the protein is encoded by the coding sequence ATGGAACAGCAATATAACAAAGTAACAATAAAAAAATCAACAATTATTTTTCAATATAAAGAGCCGGCTAAAGACTATTTTTATATAATATTAAAAGGAAAAGTTATAGCATATAATGTATTTTATCAAAATTATGATATAAATTATAGAGAAGGAGATATTATAGGTCTTATCTCTTCAATAATCAATGAACCATATTACTCTACAATAGAAAGTCTTGAAGATATAGAAGTATTAAAGATATCGGTACAAGATTTGACTAAAATAGATAATTATAATCTTATAAATAAAATATCAAATTATTTATCTTCAATATTTGAAACTTGGCTAAGTAAGTACTATTCATTAATTACAAACAATAAAGTTAATTTATATAATAAAGAAGATATAGTAACAATGGCAAATATTTATAAAAATAGAGGCTTTACAGATGCAAGCTATAAAATATGTAATGGATGTATAAAATTATTTAAAGATGATATTCATATAAATGAAGCCAAGAAATTAATCATAAATACAAGGCCAATAGAAAAACCAACACGTATAGAAGAAAATGTTTACAGTGTAAAAAAAGGATATTGTCTATATACAGAAATAGAACCTAGCAGCTACACATATATAATAAGATCAGGAAAAGTAGGTATTTATAGTATAATAGACTCTAAAGCTGTAGTAAGATCAATTTACTCATCTAATTATATCATAAATTATTATAAACCTGTTTTGGACTATAAACCTCTTTTTACAACTGCCATAGTATTGGAAGATTCTGTAATAGAAATCATAGAAAAAGACCTTATGAACAATATTATAAATAGAAATAATAAATTTATTAATAGTTATATAAAATCTACAGCAGCAAAAATTAATAACATAATATTAAAGATTAAAGCATTATCTGCAAAAGAATTAAATGAAAAATTAATAATACTAATATATTCATTTATCAAAATGGATACTCTATTTGAAAAAAATAAAAATGTACGATTATACTATTCTATAAACGATATAAAAAATATTTTAAATATAGATACGCCGAATAATGAAATATTTCAACTTTTAGAACAAATGAAATATATGAGAATAGATAAATCAGAAAACATTACAATAAATAATTATGAGAATTTTTTCAGAGAATATGAAAACTACATAATGTAA